A window of Solanum stenotomum isolate F172 chromosome 3, ASM1918654v1, whole genome shotgun sequence contains these coding sequences:
- the LOC125858953 gene encoding 2-alkenal reductase (NADP(+)-dependent)-like, which translates to MVADKLAETVNESPNLFGELDQARRKDWLRKIRKIGKSTIGMAFRSRPFTDISLARQQTWRHIQQKGETVFVSAASGIVGQLVGQFEKMMGCYVVGSEGSKEKVDLLKSNFGFDEAFNYKEEHDLDVTLKRYFPYRIDIYFENVGGKMLDAVLVNMKVHGHIFLCVMILQYNLKQSEGVHNLFCLITKRIYMEEFVVTDYYHIYHKYLEIIIPQIKAGKIVYVEDVAEGLESASSSLVGIFSGRNVGKLAVMVLSE; encoded by the exons ATGGTTGCAGACAAACTCGCCGAAACAGTCAACGAGTCGCCGAAtctctttggcgagctagatcaGGCTCGCCGAAAAGATTGGCtcagaaaaattagaaaaataggCAAGTCGACGATAGGAATGgcctttcg ttctcgcccattcacCGACATTAGTCTTGCTCGCCAACAAACTTGGCGACACATCCAGCAG AAAGGAGAAACTGTCTTTGTTTCCGCTGCTTCTGGAATAGTTGGTCAACTTGTTGGGCAATTTGAAAAGATGATGGGTTGTTATGTTGTTGGTAGTGAGGGAAGCAAAGAAAAG GTTGATCTATTGAAGAGCAACTTTGGTTTTGATGAAGCTTTTAACTACAAAGAGGAACATGATTTAGATGTAACTTTAAAGAG GTACTTCCCTTATCGAATTGACATCTACTTTGAGAATGTTGGAGGGAAGATGCTTGATGCAGTTCTTGTGAATATGAAAGTTCATGgccatatttttttgtgtgtgatgATTTTGCAATACAACCTTAAGCAGAGTGAAGGGGTGCACAACTTGTTCTGTCTCATAACAAAACGAATCTATATGGAAGAATTTGTTGTTACTGACTACTATCATATCTACCATAAATATTTGGAAATTATCATTCCACAAATAAAGGCTGGTAAGATTGTGTACGTTGAAGACGTAGCTGAAGGTCTCGAAAGTGCTTCTAGTTCTCTAGTTGGTATCTTCTCTGGTCGCAATGTTGGAAAGCTAGCTGTGATGGTTTTAAGTGAATGA